A segment of the Cotesia glomerata isolate CgM1 linkage group LG2, MPM_Cglom_v2.3, whole genome shotgun sequence genome:
TTAAagaaggtttttttttttttttattttctaggtGATCAATCGTCGTCGGACTCGGCTTCCCCGCATATATCCACGCAGATGAAGCACAAGCTGCTGCACAGACGCTCGGCAGACAATCTGATGATTAATTCACTAGCTAATTCTATCCAACATTCCAGTCCAGACTCTGTAAAAAGCGTCCCGATACATCTTAAGCCGCGTTCTACGTCGCATGATGCCTTGCCTAGAAAGCAGGATCGTCCGGGTGTCCTGACGGATGGTGCGTCGATGGACAATTTAGCTAAGCAGTCGCTTCTCGCTGCTCAGGTTCTCAATTTGATGCCTACGCAGAAAGCTAGAGAgcggtaagaaaattttaattgctgTTAattataactagcaaccttgcagtcactatgtgactgccgtgacttgtgaactataaataattaaaattttgctttattaaataataacttttgataaattggactgtactttcttaaatattgataattttgaagatataagctcatcctgatgttacacttatcaagagctttcatttgagtacccacatgcatttttgatatattttttatatatacatatatataatatatatatataaatatataaaatatatgaaaatattgatgtgggtacttgaatgaaaggtcttgatgagtgtaatatcaggatgagcttatatcattaaaaatgtcaatagttctcaaaatacaaggtcattttttagttattgacattttttaagatataagctcatcccgatgttacactcattaagagctttcatttgagtacccacatcaatttttcatatatttttcatatatacatatatataatatatataaatatatgaaaaaatgatgtgggtacttcaatgaaaggtcttgatgagtgtaatgtcgggatgagtttatatctttaaaaatttcattagttgacaaaatacaatgtcatttcttagttattgacatttttcaagatataagctcatcccgatgttatactcatcaagagctttcatttgagtacccacatcattttttcatatatttatatatattatatatataaatatatgaaaaatatatcaaaacgcatgtgggtactcaaatgaaaggtcttgatgagtgtaacatcgggatgagcttattatatcttacccattttatcatataaatacactgggcGCAATATTTTGcttattatcttaataatgtagattattattaattttatttatttataccagCAATTACTTGCACGGTCGCGTTGCTGTTAATTCACTGTTGGGCCCAGCGGAACTCGAAAAAGTATTACCCAACCGTGAGATCAAAATCTTCGTTGGAACGTGGAACATGAATGGAAGATCACCACCGAAGCAACTGAACGACTTGATGCTGCCTTCGGAAATCTCAACTGTTCCAGACATACTGGCAATTGGGACTCAGGAATCTTACTCTGAAAGAAGCGAATGGGAGGCTGCGCTTCAAGAAACTCTGGGACCTTCTCACGTGCTGTTGACCAGTGCGAGTCTTGGAACTCTTCACttggttttatttttgagacGCGACCTCATTTGGTTTTGCTCCGTTCCGGAAGAAGATAGCTTTTCCACAAGACCTGGCACTGCTTTCCGAACCAAGGGAGCCGTGGCTCTAGCTGTCATGCTATTTGGAACGAGCTTTCTTTTTGTTACCGCTCATCTTACGGCTCATCAGGACAAAGTTAAAGAGCGTGTCAGTGATATCAAGAGGATTGTTAGAAATTTAGACTTACCTAAAGATTTGCCtacaaaacataaaaataaaggtgagtaataataataataataataattagtctGTAAATTATTGATGACACTGAAGACtgacataaattattttataattttataacaataaaattattatgaaaaaaatttttttttaattccacatgtgaaaattaaaaaaaattattagtagaaattttttcaagtatttttttttattgtaattaatttgttataataattaaaaaaattgagctgTCAGCTAGCTTCAGTatcatgattattattattattattatgaacaattgattaattttaattatttatttccagATGTGACACAAAACTTTGATTGCGTTTTCTGGTGCGGTGATTTAAATTTCCGTTTGGCGCAGCCGCGAGAAGAGGTGATTCAGTGGGTGACGGATACATGTTTCCCTAGTTCATCAGCAGTGTCAATGAATAAAGACCAATTGCGATCAGTCCTGAACGAAGGTGCAGTTCTTCGCGGGTTTGAAGAGGCGCCGATAACTTTTCCGCCCACGTACAAGTACGACCCAGGAACGCAAACATTCGACTCGAGTAGTAAACAACGTGCACCTGCGTACACTGATCGTATTCTCTACAAAGGAAAGGGTCATACACGTGGATACATTCGTCGCGTTAGCCATGACAATACCAATTCAAACAAGGACGGAACTATTGAGTGTCTTGTTTACGATTCGGTGCCTAGTATTTGTACATCTGATCACAAACCGGTTTGGGGTGTATTCAAAACAACTGTGAGGCCGGGAATTGACACGTaagttttttatcaattaaatttatataaataaataatttattaatttttttatcaattaaattcctataaataaataatttattaatatatttgtcAATTCAGGATTCCTTTGGCCGCTGGATTATTCAATCGAGAGATTTACCTTGAGGGCATAAAGCGACGAGCTGCTGCGATGGACGAAGACTCTTCTGGTACTTCTAAAGTCTGTTCattgcaataaataattataatgttatttatttatttaattttattttatttaactcaggataattttagaaaaataattaaatctttgCAATCGcatagttaaaattaaattaatttttttttttatatttaatctgttaaaaattattttttaatttgaatctAGTCTTGAAATACGTAttcaatttaaagttttatgaatctcggaaaaaatagacccggaaaaaattttaaagttatgaaaaattcatattatttcattaaaattattataaaataaaaacaataataataatattttttttgtaacaaaatatggagcattaaagttagcagtcacttaaaaattttttaattttttttaacaaacaaatttgttctaaaaaattattaaaaaaaaattgcatttttaatttttcaaaatttctacatgtcaattttttcttctaattttttttgctataatttatttattaaaaaaaaatttttttaattaataaatgtctgttaaattaatttccatgAAAATTGTGGAAGtgatacattattattattattataatttttattttataacaattttaataaatttttcataactttaaaattttttctgggtctattttttccaattactaagttttatatatgtatttatttcaagtaCATAAACTGTTTAGTAGAAATATAACTTTCATTTTCGAAAGTTTTCacttaaaagtatttttgttaataatttatttaattactatcGATCAATTATTTGATGCGCACTTTGATGacacaaattataaatttattataatacttataaatatatagcCAGACAATAATATCGATAATTAATCATggaaagttaataataatggaCTAGGATAAAGCAAAGTCCAAAATATTTAACAGTTAAaatgtattataaatttttattaaatttactttgttaattattttattctggGACCAGATTTATGAGATCTACAGTAATCTGGCTgttgaaaatatatatcagttgttataaaattattatgcactttacaaaaaaaaatttttaagtatttttttttaaatatcattgcCATAACTAATGATCTGAGCTACAAAGTacactattaataatttaatagatttataaaataaaaatgttattaataattaatattgctAATTAACGCCGAATGAAATTGACCCCAGTAAATACGCCAACCTGTTGTACAGGCTAGAGTTTTaagttatattttaaaagattatttcGAAGCTGATTGTAATTAAATGGATATTTATAGAGCACGCTACGaggatatttattataaattaatcctATATTTAAAAGCAACAAAAGTAGTTTTGAGACTTGAGATTTCTTAGTCTGCCTTAATTAAATATGCCTTATTCACAATCGCTCTgtgaattaaatttcattctCAACTATTAAATGCTccgtaaaaaaataacttcacttatctatttaaatttttaattataaattataacaatacaTCTTTTATAATTggttgaattaaaataataaaaagtaaagccAAAATATAAGACTCGAAAAATAAATGTGCTACGTGCGTTTTTTAAGCACGTATTTTATGAGACtggatgaaattttttatcactctTTTACGCTgtgatgaataaattatttatcaattatcatcTGGATCTTGCGCGTACAAGGTAGACTTTTGAGTCAATAAAATCCTAAAAgcttatattaaattaattaatacattattatttatttattgatagttACTGTGCAATTTACAAACAAAAACTTGTTGCAAATATTATTAGTtcttagattatttatagtttaaaattataccAATGAAGCAGGAAAAAGTATGAGCtgaacaaatttttcaatgcaaTTGTACTGGCTGTTGAAGTCAAAGATTCCAGTGTAAAAGAGTATTTGTAATGGTATggagaaatatttataataaaatagttcaaatattaattttgtcttttaatttatttaaaaaatttaaatacctGTAATTATCTGtcaaaatttgtttcaaaaaagtaattgactagttaaaatttttttttttatttgacatttatgacttttaataattttacgataaataaataaaaacaagcagctgttttgtattttataagtCTACCTGTCAATAGAACACGTGACTTAAAAAATctgtgaaattaattttaaaataattatttatttagaaaattaaaaaaaaattttttaaataataaaaatttaatcagctgtcaattttaaaaattatcataaatcaattacaacaaaaaaaaaatgaaaattaagttagccgacactaaaaaatttttgatttttttttaaattaaaaaactatttttaaaaaattccacggataatttttaaaattttctacatgtgaaaatttttgttttaattttttaaaaattatttttcaataaaataaatttccaaatgttggctaatttaattatcttacaaaaaaatatttttattaatttttacacgtggaatttttttattaaattttttttttttagaataatttaattgaagtaaaattctaaaaaaattttattaaattttttgtcaaagtAAATTCacgtgtcaaaaaaaattgtggtATTGAGGATATAACCTcttttatgaataatatacTTTTGTTCTAATA
Coding sequences within it:
- the LOC123259906 gene encoding inositol polyphosphate 5-phosphatase E isoform X2, whose protein sequence is MEQDRNEMSKGETSSPRTKQKKKSLCQMLMHKKTRVGCMEMSYNNKETHDRELTTNMGLLTSKNKMENSQHSSHTSTKLSLCCAMTERSRTPPQSLSASRLSPTLSRTSVKSEVASLNGNCRTNAVVESQANHQHAHNHHYHHNYQGIRTSPALKNKCCHDYACKPHNVAKEQRRSAYAEGDQSSSDSASPHISTQMKHKLLHRRSADNLMINSLANSIQHSSPDSVKSVPIHLKPRSTSHDALPRKQDRPGVLTDGASMDNLAKQSLLAAQVLNLMPTQKARERNYLHGRVAVNSLLGPAELEKVLPNREIKIFVGTWNMNGRSPPKQLNDLMLPSEISTVPDILAIGTQESYSERSEWEAALQETLGPSHVLLTSASLGTLHLVLFLRRDLIWFCSVPEEDSFSTRPGTAFRTKGAVALAVMLFGTSFLFVTAHLTAHQDKVKERVSDIKRIVRNLDLPKDLPTKHKNKDVTQNFDCVFWCGDLNFRLAQPREEVIQWVTDTCFPSSSAVSMNKDQLRSVLNEGAVLRGFEEAPITFPPTYKYDPGTQTFDSSSKQRAPAYTDRILYKGKGHTRGYIRRVSHDNTNSNKDGTIECLVYDSVPSICTSDHKPVWGVFKTTVRPGIDTIPLAAGLFNREIYLEGIKRRAAAMDEDSSGTSKVCSLQ
- the LOC123259906 gene encoding inositol polyphosphate 5-phosphatase E isoform X1; amino-acid sequence: MSDRDSPKKRGKKKSFLHKVSSAFARTFNKSRESSDSEEYPSDDNTPTKSPKGLLGEKKGADGLTSGKQPVGITCVTADSLAGQAHGKTSTEFSEVGKENKNSEKSEFVQQIAGINKSIVGLSNQDDTPLRPSRNNKINKIESGSGSDRNFNAKKNFMEKSMEIKIQEIVDDKIIPGPGELVSATVVAAANPHVILQEEVKKMIDATNNKQMDVKATKQLLIKEKKHRGHSCSSDSDESDSLEYPSCDEDESDTEPEKTNIKDLYFTTGKYITYFFLEMERKWYNPQEEQYGYIMYHCSQNHHSIKKHQHSIKSNKGDQSSSDSASPHISTQMKHKLLHRRSADNLMINSLANSIQHSSPDSVKSVPIHLKPRSTSHDALPRKQDRPGVLTDGASMDNLAKQSLLAAQVLNLMPTQKARERNYLHGRVAVNSLLGPAELEKVLPNREIKIFVGTWNMNGRSPPKQLNDLMLPSEISTVPDILAIGTQESYSERSEWEAALQETLGPSHVLLTSASLGTLHLVLFLRRDLIWFCSVPEEDSFSTRPGTAFRTKGAVALAVMLFGTSFLFVTAHLTAHQDKVKERVSDIKRIVRNLDLPKDLPTKHKNKDVTQNFDCVFWCGDLNFRLAQPREEVIQWVTDTCFPSSSAVSMNKDQLRSVLNEGAVLRGFEEAPITFPPTYKYDPGTQTFDSSSKQRAPAYTDRILYKGKGHTRGYIRRVSHDNTNSNKDGTIECLVYDSVPSICTSDHKPVWGVFKTTVRPGIDTIPLAAGLFNREIYLEGIKRRAAAMDEDSSGTSKVCSLQ